A genome region from Mycobacteriales bacterium includes the following:
- a CDS encoding tyrosine-type recombinase/integrase has product MVNGLVGRRGSVHQEPNGKWLFVVDTSAPGAKHRSQTRRRGFPSKKAAQAALTETLSALAGASYVAPTQLTLRDYIENRWLPAVEAELRPSTFASYRRNLRRHVLPVLGDAAIQNLDAGTLTALYRALSTGGRKDYAAGRPLSATTVRYIHTILRSALQTAYEWDLLVRNPADRAKPPRPRNRGDRHQHINTWPRATLAAFLRWCEAAGDRLYPLWLLLATTGLRRGEALGLCWDCVDLDAARLSIRCSLVDVDWGRPVWSDPKTARGRRVVALDPATVAALKACRIAQAEDKLRLGADYTDHGLVFAQPDGTPLHPDSTSKRFRRLGAKAGLPAIRLHDYADLRVMPTCA; this is encoded by the coding sequence ATGGTCAACGGACTCGTCGGGCGGCGCGGCTCCGTGCACCAGGAGCCAAACGGCAAGTGGCTGTTCGTCGTCGACACCAGCGCACCAGGAGCCAAACACCGATCCCAGACTCGCCGGCGCGGCTTCCCCTCCAAGAAGGCCGCCCAGGCTGCGCTCACCGAAACCTTGAGCGCGCTCGCCGGTGCCTCCTACGTCGCGCCGACCCAGCTCACACTCCGCGACTACATCGAGAACCGCTGGCTACCCGCCGTCGAAGCGGAACTTCGACCGTCGACGTTCGCCTCCTACAGGCGCAACCTGCGCCGCCACGTCCTGCCCGTGCTCGGCGACGCCGCGATCCAGAACCTGGACGCAGGCACCCTGACCGCGCTCTACCGCGCCCTGTCGACCGGCGGACGAAAGGACTACGCCGCCGGCCGGCCGCTGTCTGCGACCACGGTCCGCTACATCCACACGATCCTGCGTTCCGCACTGCAAACCGCCTACGAGTGGGACCTGCTGGTGCGCAACCCCGCCGACCGGGCCAAACCACCGCGACCCCGCAACCGGGGCGACCGGCACCAACACATCAACACCTGGCCACGGGCCACACTCGCCGCCTTCCTGCGCTGGTGCGAGGCCGCCGGTGACCGGCTTTACCCGCTGTGGCTGCTGCTCGCCACCACCGGGCTGAGACGCGGCGAAGCGCTCGGCCTGTGCTGGGATTGCGTCGACCTCGACGCCGCCCGGCTGTCCATCCGCTGTTCACTCGTCGACGTCGACTGGGGTCGCCCGGTGTGGAGCGACCCGAAGACCGCCCGCGGCCGGCGGGTGGTCGCCCTCGACCCCGCCACCGTCGCCGCGCTCAAAGCGTGCCGCATCGCGCAGGCGGAGGACAAGCTGCGCCTCGGTGCCGACTACACCGACCACGGGCTCGTCTTCGCCCAGCCCGACGGCACGCCGCTACACCCCGACAGCACCTCGAAGAGATTCCGCCGCCTGGGCGCGAAGGCCGGACTACCCGCAATTCGGCTTCATGATTATGCCGACCTGCGCGTTATGCCGACCTGCGCGTGA
- a CDS encoding helix-turn-helix domain-containing protein: MTADAQLAFDLDAPPPTRSHRRRVVAPQPGPEPRAQRPVSAAHPITDDELAQLPPTVDLLTAARILGIARTTAYRLVRCGQWPTAHFRAGERIRVPRGPLLALLAIAPNGAPTSTDPSASSAPTPASSERRSQSLTPPDR, translated from the coding sequence ATGACCGCCGATGCTCAGCTGGCATTCGACCTGGACGCGCCGCCGCCGACGCGCAGTCACCGGAGGCGGGTCGTTGCGCCCCAGCCCGGACCCGAACCCCGGGCCCAGCGACCGGTCTCGGCCGCACACCCGATCACCGACGACGAGCTCGCGCAACTGCCACCGACGGTGGACCTGCTCACCGCCGCGCGAATCCTGGGCATCGCCCGGACCACCGCCTACCGGCTGGTCCGCTGCGGGCAATGGCCTACCGCACACTTCCGCGCCGGCGAACGCATCCGAGTGCCACGCGGTCCGTTGCTCGCGCTACTCGCCATCGCTCCCAACGGCGCGCCGACGTCCACAGATCCCTCCGCGAGTAGTGCGCCAACGCCGGCCAGCAGCGAGCGTAGGAGCCAATCACTCACCCCTCCAGACAGATAG
- a CDS encoding tyrosine-type recombinase/integrase: MARPTSRVSRVLVRGPLAPFTDAYRDRLTERHYTVHSAVNLQRQMAQLSRWLEAEGLGLEQLDEARVEAFVTLRRAGSQGQSALSRPGLRCLLELLRELGAVPMAAHPSPSPTQALMGSFECYLLSERGLTAGTVRGYVDHATRFVIGLAVDDLARVTPALVTAAVLRESASVSVSTAQNFVAALRAFLRFCFVEGLIDIELSQAALPVTGRRRSSLPQGITQAAAAALLGSCDRRTALGRRDYALIVTLLRLGLRRGELANVRLDDIDWRAGELVVVGKGDRRDRLPLPADVGQAIAGYLSRGRPASSYRQVFLQAKAPFEPIAAGTVASTVRRACRRAGVPEVGSHRLRHTLACQMLTEQVPLTQIAQVLRHRSLQSTAIYARVDLDRLRLLAQPWPGGGSR, translated from the coding sequence ATGGCAAGACCGACCAGCAGGGTCAGCAGAGTTCTAGTGAGGGGGCCGTTGGCCCCGTTCACCGATGCGTATCGGGACCGGCTCACGGAGCGCCACTACACCGTGCACTCCGCGGTGAACCTGCAGCGGCAGATGGCGCAGTTGAGCCGCTGGCTGGAGGCCGAAGGCTTGGGGCTGGAGCAGCTGGATGAGGCGCGTGTCGAGGCGTTCGTGACCCTTCGGCGCGCCGGCAGTCAGGGGCAGTCGGCGTTGTCTCGTCCCGGCCTGCGGTGCCTGCTGGAGTTGCTGCGTGAACTGGGCGCGGTGCCGATGGCGGCCCACCCGTCGCCGTCACCCACGCAGGCGCTGATGGGCTCGTTCGAGTGTTATCTGCTGTCCGAGCGTGGCCTGACGGCAGGCACGGTCAGAGGGTATGTGGACCACGCGACCCGGTTCGTGATCGGGCTGGCTGTTGACGACCTCGCTCGAGTCACGCCGGCGCTGGTGACCGCGGCGGTGCTGCGGGAGTCCGCCTCGGTGTCGGTGAGCACGGCGCAGAACTTCGTGGCCGCGCTGCGCGCTTTCCTGCGCTTCTGCTTCGTCGAGGGCCTGATCGACATCGAGCTGTCCCAGGCGGCGCTGCCGGTCACCGGACGCAGGCGCTCGTCGCTCCCGCAGGGGATCACCCAGGCTGCCGCCGCTGCGCTGCTGGGCTCCTGTGACCGGCGGACCGCGCTCGGTCGCCGCGACTACGCGCTCATCGTCACCTTGTTGCGGCTCGGGCTGCGCCGCGGCGAGCTGGCCAACGTCCGATTGGACGACATCGACTGGCGCGCCGGCGAACTCGTCGTGGTCGGCAAGGGCGACCGCCGGGACCGGCTGCCGCTGCCGGCCGACGTCGGGCAGGCGATCGCCGGCTACCTATCGCGGGGAAGACCGGCCAGTTCGTATCGGCAGGTATTCCTGCAGGCGAAGGCGCCGTTCGAGCCCATCGCCGCGGGCACGGTCGCCTCGACCGTGCGCCGGGCCTGCCGGCGCGCAGGGGTGCCCGAGGTCGGTTCGCATCGGCTGCGTCACACCCTGGCCTGCCAGATGCTGACCGAGCAGGTACCGCTGACCCAGATTGCCCAGGTGCTGCGGCACCGCAGCCTGCAATCCACCGCGATCTACGCCCGGGTCGACCTTGATCGGCTTCGGCTGCTGGCCCAGCCCTGGCCAGGGGGCGGGTCGCGATGA